One stretch of Riemerella columbina DNA includes these proteins:
- a CDS encoding restriction endonuclease subunit S — MNTKQLRQKILDLAIRGQLVPQNPDEEPASVLLEKIRAEKETLIKEKKIKKDKKTSYITREEGTDKSPYPKFTEHFADGTTKEITQEIPFEIPKNWAWCRLGEIGHWAAGSTPSRKKTEYYNKGSIPWLKTGDLNDGYINNTAEFITDFALQKCSLRLNPIGSVLIAMYGATIGKLGILNIEATTNQACCACVPYLGVNNKFLFFYLYTQKRILQEKAEGGAQPNISKEKLCNFLFPLPPLAEQQRIVEKIEELLVWVEQLEQNKTELKTYLQQTKAKVLDEAIHGKLVPQNPDDEPASVLLEKIRNEQKAIAPKNKKTLHNEHYGEELPKGWIKIQMENICQLSDGDKKSNTELPYLDVKFLRGKDAGKIKNSGKFIAKNTHLILVDGENSGEIFKSEVDGYQGSTLKILNISKEMNQEYVFYILKKEQQLFKESKTGSAIPHLNKKLFKELPVFLPPLAEQRRIVEKIERIFSELELIEEILE, encoded by the coding sequence ATGAATACCAAACAACTGAGACAAAAGATATTAGATCTTGCCATACGAGGGCAATTAGTTCCCCAAAATCCAGATGAAGAGCCCGCATCGGTGCTATTGGAAAAAATCCGTGCCGAGAAGGAAACTCTCATCAAGGAGAAAAAGATAAAGAAAGACAAGAAAACATCGTATATTACCCGAGAGGAGGGTACGGATAAATCCCCTTATCCGAAGTTTACCGAGCATTTTGCCGATGGCACGACCAAAGAAATCACCCAAGAAATCCCTTTTGAAATCCCTAAAAACTGGGCGTGGTGCAGGTTGGGGGAGATTGGTCATTGGGCAGCAGGGTCTACTCCGAGTAGAAAAAAAACAGAGTACTATAATAAAGGAAGTATTCCTTGGTTGAAAACAGGAGATCTAAATGATGGTTATATCAATAATACAGCAGAATTTATTACAGATTTTGCACTTCAAAAATGTTCCTTACGATTAAATCCTATAGGTAGTGTGCTAATAGCAATGTATGGTGCTACAATAGGAAAATTAGGTATTTTAAATATTGAGGCTACGACTAATCAAGCCTGTTGTGCATGCGTACCTTATTTAGGAGTTAATAATAAATTTTTGTTTTTTTATTTATATACTCAAAAACGAATACTTCAAGAAAAAGCAGAAGGAGGAGCTCAGCCTAATATATCAAAAGAAAAATTATGTAATTTTCTTTTCCCCCTCCCACCCCTCGCAGAACAGCAGCGTATTGTAGAGAAAATAGAAGAACTTTTGGTTTGGGTAGAGCAGTTGGAGCAAAACAAAACCGAGCTAAAAACCTACCTTCAACAAACCAAAGCCAAGGTATTAGACGAAGCCATACACGGCAAGTTGGTCCCTCAAAACCCTGATGATGAGCCTGCGTCGGTGCTATTGGAAAAAATCCGAAACGAGCAAAAAGCCATTGCACCTAAAAATAAAAAAACACTACATAATGAACATTATGGGGAGGAACTGCCAAAAGGATGGATAAAAATTCAGATGGAAAATATTTGTCAGTTATCCGATGGTGATAAAAAATCAAATACAGAATTGCCTTATTTGGATGTGAAATTTTTAAGAGGAAAAGATGCTGGAAAAATTAAAAATTCAGGGAAATTTATTGCTAAAAATACGCATCTTATCTTAGTTGACGGAGAAAATTCAGGAGAGATTTTTAAATCAGAAGTAGATGGTTATCAAGGGAGTACATTGAAAATATTAAATATTTCTAAGGAAATGAATCAAGAATATGTTTTCTATATACTAAAAAAAGAACAACAATTATTCAAAGAATCTAAAACAGGCTCTGCCATTCCACATTTAAACAAGAAATTATTTAAAGAATTGCCTGTTTTCTTGCCGCCCCTCGCAGAACAGCGGCGTATTGTAGAAAAAATAGAGCGTATTTTTTCGGAGTTGGAGCTGATAGAAGAAATTTTGGAATAG